TATTTGGGGCGCGTCCACTGAAGCGGGCAATTCAGCGGGAGTTGGAAACGCAGATTGCTAAAGCTATTTTGCGCGGCGAATTCAATGATGGCGACACCATTTTTGTTGATGTGCAGAATGAGCGTCTTTCTTTTAGTCGTTTACCTGTTGAGGTGTTTAGTAGTTAATTTAGAATTATCTCACCCAAAGACGCAGAGGAGGACACTTGCGTGGGCGGGTTTCCCGACTTGAGCAAAGTGTCCGTCGCGCAGAGAGTGGCTTTGCGTCTTTGCGTGTATGATGTTTGGCAGCACTAAAAGAACTAGCGATCGCATGATTAAAATATTTCACTTTATTATCTGTAAAGAGTAAACTAAAATACTTGCATCTTGCTATACGGGCGATCGCCTTTATGTTGGGTCAGTTACTTGATGGACGTTACAGAATTATCCAAACGTTGGGCGCAGGTGGCTTCGGTCAAACCTTCATCGCCGAAGATATCAAACTTTACAATACTCAGTGCGTGGTCAAGCAACTCAAGCCCCTAGCAATTGACCCGATGACTTTGCAGGTAGCCAGACGATTATTTGATTCAGAAGCACAACTTTTGCATCGTTTAGGTGAACACGACCAGATACCGCGACTGTTGGCGCATTTTGAAGAACAACAGGAATTTTTTTTAGTTCAGCAACTTATTGATGGTCATCCTTTAAGTCATGAACTGACACCTAGAAAAAGGTTGAGTGAAGGTTATGCGATCGCTCTACTACAAAATATCCTTCAACCCTTATCTTTTGTCCATCAAAATAATGTCATTCATCGGGATATTAAACCGCCTAACTTAATTCGACGTAAGCAAGATGGCAAAATTGTCCTAATTGACTTTGGCGCAGTCAAACAGATTGGTACTCAAGTGGTGAATGCTCAAGGGCAAACTCAAATAACTGTCAGCATTGGCACTCCGGGTTATATGCCCAGTGAACAAAGTCGGGGTAGTCCCAGATTCAGCAGTGATATTTATGCTGTAGGCATGATTGGCATTCAAGCCTTAACAGGATTAATGCCTGGCCAGTTGCAAGAAGATAGCCAGACGGCTGAAATTCTTTGGCGTCACTTAACAGCAATTGACCCAAAGTTAGCAGACATTTTAGATAAAATGGTACGCTATGACTTTCGGCAGCGATATCATTCAGCAGCAGATGCCTTATCTGCGGTGCAGCAATTAGTAACCCCTTATACACCGACGCAGCAATCACCTACTCCAAGTTA
Above is a window of Nostoc sp. UHCC 0702 DNA encoding:
- a CDS encoding protein kinase — encoded protein: MLGQLLDGRYRIIQTLGAGGFGQTFIAEDIKLYNTQCVVKQLKPLAIDPMTLQVARRLFDSEAQLLHRLGEHDQIPRLLAHFEEQQEFFLVQQLIDGHPLSHELTPRKRLSEGYAIALLQNILQPLSFVHQNNVIHRDIKPPNLIRRKQDGKIVLIDFGAVKQIGTQVVNAQGQTQITVSIGTPGYMPSEQSRGSPRFSSDIYAVGMIGIQALTGLMPGQLQEDSQTAEILWRHLTAIDPKLADILDKMVRYDFRQRYHSAADALSAVQQLVTPYTPTQQSPTPSYIPIQQPSNPQPLHSPPPPVQPQYRQEIPNSPQPSSPTPAPTPAQPPNIGWGFYFLWIVANVVGLTAGLIIGYGVFRPIFDLKQIIAIRLGIAIPVGLGAGVMQWLVLRQRVSLSGQWWVLGTTLSFCIAVLISGPDPYAAAFLIGPLLGITQWLLLKPLVNQAGWWILVNTLGGWTDGGIISGAVLAWLLRKPKSRN